TTGGAGAGTCTATGTTTGCGAAGGCGACTAATGCATCGAAGGCAGCGTTTGTGACCTTTGTGCAAAGAGCGGCCGTGTTGGGGGTGAAGGTAATAGATTGCCAGGTATATACGGAGCACCTGGCGAGTTTGGGGGCGAAGTTTATAACAAGGGAGGAATTTTTGGGGATCATAAATGAAAACCATTTTCAAAGAAAAAAGGGCCGGAAATAAATTCCAACCCTTATTATTCAAATCTATTTTAATTCCAAAAACTATTTCTTCTTTGTAAACCCTCCTTCAAATAAACAACGCACACCTCTATAAGCCCCACATCCACCAATTTCCTTTATCGTCAGTTTAGTTCCGGAGAACTGGAATGCAATCCCACACTCTGTATCCTTGTCCTGAAATTCACCTTTGTTAGCAGCAGTGAAACGACCTGTACCTGAAATCTCTCCTTTACAACCTGATTCCTTCGCGAAGGAAATAAAGAACAGGAAAGACTTCGCATCCTTGCCATCACGGATAGACACGATACTGTTTTCGCCGGATGCATAATCAGCAGAAAATTTATTTTTCTTAGGCAGTGTATCAATCGGGTTGAAGAGCTGACCAGGAATCGCTTCGCCGGTAGAGTTGGTCATGATCAGGGAGCTCGTACCATCGGCTTCTACAGAGTAGAAGTTTTCGGTAGTAGCGGTATGTCCGGGCGTTACTTCTGTCTCTGTCGTGATCTTCAGCATCTCTTTGCTGTCGATGGAGAAGTATTCCCTTTTATTTTCCCTGCCGCCTGTTTTGGCTACCTGGATGCGGTTCAGGTAATGATCTTTTTTATCAAAGACGCAGAGATAAGCAGCGGTGCTGTTTTTATCTGCGGCCTTAATAACGAGATAATTGATCTTATCACCGCTAAAAGATGCTATTGGATAGTAGCTCACCTTGCGGGAAGGGAAGTCTGCCTTCGCCAGCGTATCGACCAGGAACTGGCTGATAAGGGCGGTGTCGATAGCGGAGGAATCGCCTGCTGCTTTATTGAGTGCTTCAGGGGTCAGTTTGTAAGGCAATTTGCTGTCAGCAAATGACTGACGGAATTCTTTAAAAGTAATTGCATCAGCGCCTGATTTCTTGCCACCAGATTTGCAGGAGGCGAAAAGTCCAAGTGCTAATGCTGCTATCAACAGCTTATTCATGCTTATTTGCTTGTTTATAATGTCCGAAAAGTTAAAGAAAAAAATGATATGAACAATTGTAAAGGGCAAAATTGGGATTTTTTATCGACTATTTAGGGGAAATTTCGGACTTATATAAGTATAAAAGCATCTCTGGCGATGTTTAAATTCATGACCAGGGATGTATACATCCATCTTTCTGCATGTTTATATTCATCTGCAGGGATTCATAGACCTATTCTAACAGCGCGATTTAACACCACCACTTGCATTTTTCCAATAAATTATTTAGATTTACCTAAATTTTATTTTTAGCAACATGAATTTGTCGATCGCAGAGGAAAACTACATCAAGTCCATTTATAAATTAGAAGAAGGAGGGGAATCTGTCAGCACCAATGCACTGGCCTATGAGCTGGATACCAAACCCGCATCGGTGACCGACATGGCAAAGAAGCTAAAAGAAAAGAAACTCATTGCTTATGAGAAATACCAGGGCATCAACCTAAGCAGTGAAGGTAAAAAGGCCGCCCTGCAAATCATACGCCGGCACCGCCTCTGGGAATGTTTCCTGGTAGAAAAACTAAGTTTCAGCTGGGAAGAAGTGCATGAACTTGCTGAAGAACTGGAGCATGTACGCAGCGAAAAGCTGACCAACCGCCTCAGTGAATTCCTGGGCAACCCGCTGATTGATCCACACGGAGACCCGATCCCCGATGCACAGGGTAAAATGGGTAAGCCCCGTGTGCAAACCAGCCTGCATAAAGCAAAAGCCAACAGGCTTGAAGTGATGGCCGTCTCGGATAAGTCTACTGCTCTTCTCGAATTTCTAAATACAAAAGGTGTGCGCTTAGGCACGCAACTTGAAGTCATAGAACGATATGAATTTGACAACTCTATTGAGATAAAGATAAAGAACCAGCCAGCCTTTACCATCAGTGAACAGGTGGCAAAAAGCATTATGGTAAAGCCGATTTAAGCTAATTTTATGAACCATCAGCACACATCCCTTGGCGAAGTACATCAGAGTGTAGACACAACCGTAACCAGCTCTGGCCGCTGGAAAAAAATGCTAGCCTTCTTTGGACCTGCCTACCTCGTAAGCGTAGGTTATATGGACCCGGGTAACTGGGCCACGGACCTGGCCGGGGGCAGCCAATACGGATATACCCTGCTATGGGTATTGCTCATGAGTAACCTCATGGCACTTTTATTACAATCTCTCAGCGCAAGATTAGGTATTGTACGCGGGCGCGACCTGGCCCAGGCTAACAGAGAAACGTATCCTCCCGGTGTCAACTTCATCTTATATATCCTGGCGGAAATCGCCATCGCTGCTACTGACCTTGCAGAGGTCTTAGGTATGGCCATCGGTATCCAGTTATTAACGGGTTTACCTTTGCAATGGGGCGTGAGCATTACAGTGTTCGATACCTTTTTGTTACTGGTATTGCAGCGATATGGCATCCGGAAAATGGAGGCTTTCATTATTGCACTGGTAGCAATTGTAGGGCTATCTTTTCTGACAGAACTCATCATGGCAAAGCCTGTGATGAGCGAGGTGGTGACAGGTTTTGTGCCGCGTATACCAGATAATACAGCCTTGTATATTGCAATTGGGATCATTGGTGCCACGGTAATGCCGCATAACCTGTACCTGCATTCTGCATTGGTGCAAACGAGGAAAATAAGGCAGGATGAAGCGGGTATTAAACAAGCCCTGAGATTAAATTTTATTGATAGTGCAATTGCATTGAATCTGGCGTTCTTTGTAAATGCGGCGATATTGATCTTAGCGGCAGCAGTGTTCTTTAAATCAGGGCAAACCAATGTGGCAGAAATACAGGATGCCCACAAACTGCTGGAAGGATTGCTGAGTAATAAATGGGCGCCGATCCTGTTTGCGATTGCCTTGATTGCTGCGGGTCAGAGTTCTACAGTTACAGGTACCCTGGCAGGGCAGATCGTCATGGAGGGATATCTGAAACTCCGCATCAATCCATGGTTGAGAAGATTGCTGACAAGGTTGCTGGCTATTGTACCCGCACTATTGGTGATACAGATTGCAGGTGCTGATAAGGTGGGAGAATTACTCGTGTTTAGCCAGGTGTTGCTGAGTTTACAATTGGGTTTTGCAGTGATACCACTGATCCATTTTGTGAGTGATAAAAAGACAATGGGGAAGTTTGCAGTGAAGGTGCCGGTGAAGATCCTCAGCTGGTTGATTACAGTAGTGCTGGTGTACCTGAATACGCGCATGGTGTTTACAGAAGCCATGCATTATATGGAAAGCGGTGGTTCTATCTGGGTAGATATTATTATTTCGGTATTGGGAATTGGCTTTGTGGTGTTGCTGTTCATTACAGTGTTTTATCCGCTGGCTACGAAGTATGCTGCGAAGAGTACGACGAATATACATCCTGCCACTGCCGTATCACTGGAGAATATTAAGATCCCGCAGTATAATAGGATTGCATTGGCGCTTGATTTTAGCAGGGATGATGAAGCGATTATTGCCAATGCCATTGCACACGGGAATGAACATACGAGGTATTTATTGATCCATATTGTGGAGAGTGCTTCTGCGAGGTACCTGGGAGGCGAATCGGATGACCTTGAAACGAGGAAGGATAAAGAACAGATGGAAACGTATGTGCGCCTGATGAAGACTAAAAATCTGCAGGCGGAGGGGTTCCTGGGGTATAGGCACAGAGCGGAAGAGATTGTAAGGATCGTGAAGGCAGAGAAGGCGGATTTTTTAGTGTTAGGTGGACATGGGCATACAGGGATTAAGGATTGGATTTACGGTGAAACGACTAACCAGGTGAGACATAAAGTGAAGATACCTGTGTTGGTAGTGCAGTAAATAAAAACGGATTGCGAACTACGTACTACGATGAAAAAAGGCAATCGTAATACATAATTCGCAATCCGGTTAATATGTTTGGCAGGCTTAGCTTTCCGGCAACGGCATTTGAAATTTAAAAGAAATTCCCTTGCGGGATTTTAATTCAAAATGCTTTCAGCGCCGGCACTTGTTTGCTACAGCCCGAGTGATGATTTCAATTTTGGATACCCCGTCTTACTCACCGGCACCTTTGCCCCACTCTTCAGCATCGCCAGGTGATTTTCTTTTTCATAAGGTTCTATTCTCGTAACCTGGTTTACATTCAGGATATAAGACCGGTGCACTCTTGCAAACTGCTGCATATCTAAGGTCTTCTCGAAGAAAGCCATTGTCTTATTCTTCAAAAAGGCACCTTCCTGCGTTACTATCTTCACATAATCATCTGCCGCTTCGAGGTAATGGATATCCTGTACAGGTATTATTTTAATCTTGCCATTGATCTTCACTACTACCCTATTACTCTGCAGGGGCGATGCAGCGGCCGTTTCCAGCAATGCATCTGTTTGTACGGCTACTGTTTCCTGTCGTTTTTCCAGCCATTTCTGCAAGGCTTTGTCAAAGCGTTCTTTTGAAAACGGTTTCAGTAAATAATCTGTTGCATTCACTTCAAATGCCCTGATTGCATGTTCTTCAAAAGCAGTTGTAAAGATAACAGCAGGCAATTCTTCCACCAGTTCCAGCATCTCAAATCCATTGATCTTTGGCATCTGCACATCCAGGAATATAATATCCGGCTGGTGTTGCTGTATAGCTTTTAATCCTTCAAATCCATCATTACATTCCTGTAATAGTTGTATCTGCGTATAAGTACCGAGGTATTCTTTTACGATCTCCCTGGCCAATGGTTCATCATCAATTATTACTGCTTTTATCATAGCGTTGCGGCACTTTAATCAGTGTTGTGTAAATATTGTCTTTTGCTGTTGTTTCCAGCAGGTCCTGTCTTGCAAAGAGCAGGTACAATCTTCTGCGGATAGAGGTCAATCCAAAGCCTGTACCAGTAGGTTTTTGCTGCATACTGCCATCATATGGATTCTGCACCTGTATGTAAAGCAGCTCATCTTTTGCCCATGCCTGTATCGTGATCGTGATTGCTTCTGTGGTATCATACAATCCATACTTGATGGCGTTTTCTACAACCGGCTGCAATAGCATGGGTGGTATCAGCATTTTTTCCAGCTCCTCTCCTGCTATCACTTCGGTGCTTAAACGATGTCCAAAGCGTACTTTTTCTATATCCAGGTACCACTGTAAGTATTGCAGTTCTTCCGGCAGCAGGATCCATTGCTGATCCTCTCTTTTCAGGGTACCTCTCAGAAAATCACTGAGCTTTAGTACCATTTCTCTTGCCTGCTGCGGGCGCAATGCGATCAGGGCATTGATTGAGTTCAGACTGTTGAATAAAAAATGCGGTTGCAGTTGTTGTCTGAGTTTATACAATTCTGCTTCGCGTGCTAATCTTTCGGTGGCCTGCTTCCTGGAAATCTCCTGTCGTTGTTCTTCCAGATCATACCAGTAGAGGCTTTTGAATGCTACGCCGGTGATTAGTAACCAACCAAAAAGGAACCTGACAGGCATTGCAAAATGCATCCATTCCAGGTAAAGAATATTGTTCTGAAAGGTGTATTGCAGTGCCCAGGTACTCAGCGAAATCCAGATCAGGGTCTGTGAGGTGGAAAAGCAGAGTACGAAAAAGACCTTTCCTTTTTGTGGCCTGTAATAGGCCAGGCTATAACTGATGGTCAATGCTGCCAGTGCCAGAAATCCAATGTGGATACCGCTGTCAACCCAGGCAATGGAATCTGGAAAGTGAAACCAGAACTGGAGCAATACGGCCTGCACGATCAGTGATACATATCCTGTGGCAGCGAAGGACCAGCGAAACGATTTATCTGATATGAGTTGACTTGCCAAAGTTGTATGTTTGTTAGAATGTACATTCTATTGTGAAATGTTACACTTAGTTAGCATGTACATCCATCGCTTCGTTCAACTGCGCTGCTCTAACCTGCAACCATGAAATATAAGCGTTTGGGTCTCCGGGTTCTTCTATTCTTGAATACAATTCCATTCCATCATCCAGGGTGTCCAGGCTATTGATTTCGGGTACGTTGATAAAGCGCCATTCTACCAGTTCCTGTTTTTGGTTTCTGAAAGAATATTGTTCCTGTTTTCCGAGTTCACATGCCCTGTGCCAGGCTTCCTGTTTGCTGTGGGCACTGATCAGGCGCAGTTGTTCATCGAACTGCGGTGTATGAGTGCCTTTGCCAGTGATGATCTGGTATACGATCTTGGCTACAAACCATTGCATAAATTTAATATTTAGAATCAGCTATAACTTTTTATTTCGATGCCGCCGAATACGCAGCTGCCTTTGATCATGAGCACCTTGTTAGGGTTGCTGCCAAGGAGTTCGATCGGGCGTTTGTCTTCTACGCCGCCGAAGACGCTGTTGGTCATGATCTTTACTTCCCAGTTGGAAGGTACTACCAGTTCTACGCCTCCGAATACACACTGGCAATTGAGTTCTATTGCGCCGTCAAAGTCGGCCTGCAGGAGGTTTACATCGCAACCACCAAAGACTGTGGAGATACGGCCTCCTTTGAATTTCTTGGATACGATGAGACGGTTTTCGCCACTGAAAAGGATCTGTGCATTGATGTAATCTTCATCTACGGGATACAGATCCGGTACTACCTTGGTATCAGCTTCGTTCAGTGATTTCGGGTTTGGCGAGGGCCGGAATATGATGAAGAGCAGACCTACTATGATTAAGACGACCGGCCATATAAAACGGTCAATGTCGAATGGCAGGAAGAAATATTCTTTGACCATGAAAATGGCACCTACTGCGATCATGATAACACCACCTACGTTTTTGAATTCACTTTTCACCCAGAGGATGAGGCCAATACCCATGACCAGCATCTGCCAGGATACGATCCAGCGGGGGATGTCGAGATCGAGGTTGTGTAATAAGAGGAAAACGCCTACCAGGAGGATCATGAAACCTCTCATGGCTCCGTGCTGTTCGTGTCTTCTTCGTCTGTATAAGTCTTTATTTCGCATTGTTTGTTTTCATTTACGATACAAACTTAGGAAGGATGGCGCGGATGGGAAAGGGGGTTTAGGTTAAAATTGGGGGGAGGGCGGTAAGCGGCAGGAAAAACTCGGTGAAATTGCTATTTGGTATTAAATGGGTGATAAAAAGCGCTTTCACCTTCGGCAAAAGCGCTTTTTATGGGGCGGGGAGGCCTGCGTCCGGCTGTAAACCGGAAGCCCGAACACGCGGGCAGGCTATCACTTAATATGCTGGTGGAGCGAGGATTCCCTTTATGATAATGGACAATTTTGCTGCCCACATTCCCATTTCCTGTCCTGAATAATGTAGCTGATCCTTCGTCAGTAAACTAGGTGCATCCTGCATTACATCGCGGGTATCCGGTGTGATATTCAGGTATTTCGCCTTATACTTCTTTGCAATTGCTTTATTGGCCTCATTATACAGGTCTATCTGCCCGGCAATTTCATCCCGGTCACGGCCTTCGGCATAGGGGGTTACGCCCCAGTCAGGCACGGAAATGACTACTACATGGTTTGCTTTTCCACCGGCATAGCTGATGGCTCTTTCGAGGAGTTTCGTAAACCAGGGAGTGTAACTATCTACCGGAAAGCCCCTATACTGATCGTTCACGCCTATCAGGAGGGTCACGATATCATAGGTTTCATTGATAGGATTTGTAGTCAGCTCTTCGTTGAGCTCGATGGTGGTCCAGCCGGTTTTGGCCACTATACGGGGTTCTGCCACTTCTATCCCGCTATTCTTCAGGATTTTAACGGCCTGAACCGGGAAACGTTCGTTTTCGCCTACCCCTTCGCCAATGGTATAACTATCGCCCAGGGCCAAATATGTATACACGGCTGTATCGTTTGGAGCTGTCATGGATGTTGCTTTTACCTGAAAGGTGAGGAACAAAAATGAAATTAAAAATAATTTGGTCATAGGGATTGTTTTTAAACTGTTAGCGCCTTCCTGGTAGAAGAATCGCCGCTTTAACATTCTGTTTCGGTCATTAATTAGTACCTTTGCGCTCGAATAATTTACAAAATTACGAACACGTAAAGAAACTAGTTTTATGCCGGCAGAAAAAATATCAATGACCAATGGCCAGTTATCGGTACCTGACAATCCCATTATTCCTTTTATTGAAGGTGATGGTATCGGGCCGGATATCTGGGCTGCCAGCGTGCGTGTATTTGACGCCGCTGTCGAAAAGGCCTATGGTGGAAAAAGAAAGATAGAATGGAAAGAGGTACTGGCGGGTGAAAAAGCCTTCCAGCAGACAGGTGAATGGCTGCCAAAAGCAACGCTGGATGCCTTCAAAGAATATCTGGTTTCTATCAAAGGTCCGCTGTCTACCCCGGTAGGTGGTGGTATCCGTTCCCTGAACGTAGCAATGCGCCAGGAACTGGACCTGTATGCCTGCGTACGCCCGGTACGTTGGTTCGACAAGGTACCTTCACCTGTTAAGCATCCTGAGAAGGTAGACATGGTCATTTTCCGCGAAAACACGGAGGATATCTATGCCGGTATCGAATATATGTATGGTACTCCGGAAGCTGAAAAGCTGCTGAAGTTCCTGCAGGAAGAAATGGGTGTGAAAAAGATCCGTTTCCCCGAAACTTCTTCCCTGGGGATCAAGCCGGTTTCCAAAGAGGGTACTGAGCGCCTGGTACGTGCAGCTCTTAAGTATGCACTGGAAAAGAAACTGCCTAGCCTGACCCTGGTACACAAAGGGAATATCATGAAATTCACCGAAGGTGGTTTCAAAAACTGGGGCTATGAACTGGCAGTACGTGAGTTCGGCGAGCAGGTGTACACCTGGGAACAGTGGGAAGCAACCAAGAAAGAGAAAGGTGAAGAAGAAGCTAATAAAGAACTGGCTGTAGCCATTGCACATAAGAAACTGGTGGTCAAGGATGTGATCGCTGACAACTTCCTGCAGCAGATCCTGCTGGCACCACAGGATTATTCAGTGGTAGCTACCCTGAACCTGAATGGTGACTATATTTCTGATGCCCTGGCAGCTGCTGTAGGTGGTATCGGTATCGCACCTGGTGCGAATATCAACTACCTGAGTGGCCACGCAGTGTTCGAAGCTACACACGGTACTGCACCACGCTTTGCAAATACCAATACCATGAATCCAAGCTCTGTGATCCTGAGTGGTGTGATGATGTTGGAATATATGGGTTGGAAAGAAGCTGCGAATATGATCGTTCAGGGTCTGAGCACAGCTATCGCGCGTAAGCGTGTTACTATCGACTTCTACAAGTTGATGGATGATGCAACCCTGGTGAAAACCAGCGAGTTTGCTGATGAAGTAATTAAGCACCTGTAACCAGGTTCAGTTTATAAGTCTTTTTAAGGGGCTGGCTAAGAAGTGATGAGCTTTTTAGCTGGCCCTTGGTGACTAAAGTATGATGTTGTTATTCGTGTGAATTAACTCCATTAACAACAATACCTTAAATCGAAAAACTTGTAAATTGCCCTCACTTATTGTATATTTCGCGATTACTCGTAACTATTTAAAAATCAAACCCGACAATGGCAGAAAAAATTAAAGTTGCAAATCCTGTCGTAGAACTCGATGGAGATGAGATGACCCGGATCATCTGGAAATTTATTAAGGACAAACTGATACTTCCTTATCTTGACGTTGAAATTAAATACTTCGATCTGGGCATGGAGCACCGCGATGCTACTAATGACCAGGTAACTATAGATGCCGCGAACGCGATCAGAGAAGTGGGTGTAGGTATTAAATGTGCGACCATTACTCCTGACGAGGCTCGTGTAAAAGAGTTCAATCTGAAACAGATGTGGAAATCACCAAACGGTACTATCCGTAACATCCTGGATGGTACAGTTTTCCGTGAGCCAATCGTTACTTCAAATGTTCCCCGCCTGGTGCCTAACTGGACTGCGCCTATCTGCATTGGCCGTCACGCTTTTGGCGACCAGTACCGTGCTACTGATTTCGTAGTAAAAGGCAAGGGTAAACTCACTATCAAGTTTGAAGGTGAAAATGGTGAAGTGATCGAGCATGAAGTGTACAACTTCAAAGGCGATGGCGTGGCACTGGCTATGTACAATACCGACGAATCTATCAAAGGTTTTGCACGTGCATGTTTCAACCAGGCACTGATCAAGAAATGGCCTTTGTACCTGAGTACCAAGAACACCATCCTGAAGAAATATGATGGTCGTTTCAAAGATATCTTTGAAGAAATTTATCAGCAGGAATTCAAAGCTAAATTTGATGCAGCTGGTCTGACTTATGAACACCGCCTGATCGATGACATGGTGGCTAGTGCACTGAAATGGAATGGTAACTTTGTATGGGCTTGTAAGAACTATGATGGTGACGTACAGTCTGATACTGTTGCACAAGGTTTTGGTTCACTGGGTCTGATGACTTCTACCCTGGTTACACCTGATGGTAAAGTAATGGAAGCAGAAGCTGCTCACGGTACTGTAACCCGTCACTATCGTGATCACCAGGCTGGTAAGCCAACTTCTACTAACCCGATTGCATCTATCTTTGCCTGGACTAGAGGTCTGGAATTCAGAGGTCGTCTTGATTCAAATCAGGCGCTGATTGATTTTTGTCATGCACTGGAGCAGGTTTGCGTGGAAGTTGTAGAGAGTGGAAAGATGACGAAAGATTTGGCTGTTTGTATTCACGGTAATAAAGTTGAACACGGAAAGCATTACCTTTACACTGAAGAATTCCTGACGGCATTGGATGATGCACTGAAGGTAAAACTGGGTAAATAATTAAGCCACACGTTTGCAATACTGATATGAGACAGCGTCCTTCCTTTATGGGAGGACGTTGTTACTTTAGGGGAGTTTGATGGGGCAAAAAAATGGGCTTTTACCTTCGGTAAAAACCCATTTTTTTTGAGAGCCGGTGAGCCCCTGCTGACGCAGGGGCTCACCGGAAATGCTGAAATGCAGCGAATATGATTATAATGCCATTAGTTTCCTCATTACTTTGTCTTCCCCATAAATGTCTTCATAGAACATCATCTGGCCATCTTTCCCTTCGGCAGTATAGTACCTTAAATAAATAGGGATCCCGCGGGATAGATCGATTTGCTTCTTCTGCCCTTTATCCAGCCAGGCACGCACACTATCGCGTTTAAAACGCTTATCATCTTTGATCAGGTACATGGCCAGGCTATCCCATTGCTGGATACGTACACAGCCATGGCTCATAGCGCGGTAAGCGTTCCTGAATAAACCCCTGTTGTTCGTATCGTGCAGGTATACTGCGTATTTGTTGAAGAAATTAAATTTCATAATCCCCAATGAGTTTTCCAGGCCATCCATTTGCCTGAGCACATAAGGGAAATAGTTTTTGCTGAACTTCTTCCAGGGCACGCTATCGGGGTTCACCGCATTCCCATCCCGATCTATTACTTCTAAGTTCTTCTTTGCCAGGTAATGCGGATCCTTTTGAATGGCAGGCAGCATCTCTTTGATAGAAATACTGAATGGTACGCGCCAGTAAGGGTACATCACGAAGTTGGATAAACGGGAATTCAGGAGTGGTGTACGGGTACGGGGTGCTCCAACGAT
This window of the Chitinophaga sancti genome carries:
- a CDS encoding sensor histidine kinase; its protein translation is MASQLISDKSFRWSFAATGYVSLIVQAVLLQFWFHFPDSIAWVDSGIHIGFLALAALTISYSLAYYRPQKGKVFFVLCFSTSQTLIWISLSTWALQYTFQNNILYLEWMHFAMPVRFLFGWLLITGVAFKSLYWYDLEEQRQEISRKQATERLAREAELYKLRQQLQPHFLFNSLNSINALIALRPQQAREMVLKLSDFLRGTLKREDQQWILLPEELQYLQWYLDIEKVRFGHRLSTEVIAGEELEKMLIPPMLLQPVVENAIKYGLYDTTEAITITIQAWAKDELLYIQVQNPYDGSMQQKPTGTGFGLTSIRRRLYLLFARQDLLETTAKDNIYTTLIKVPQRYDKSSNN
- a CDS encoding SGNH/GDSL hydrolase family protein → MTKLFLISFLFLTFQVKATSMTAPNDTAVYTYLALGDSYTIGEGVGENERFPVQAVKILKNSGIEVAEPRIVAKTGWTTIELNEELTTNPINETYDIVTLLIGVNDQYRGFPVDSYTPWFTKLLERAISYAGGKANHVVVISVPDWGVTPYAEGRDRDEIAGQIDLYNEANKAIAKKYKAKYLNITPDTRDVMQDAPSLLTKDQLHYSGQEMGMWAAKLSIIIKGILAPPAY
- a CDS encoding LiaF transmembrane domain-containing protein → MRNKDLYRRRRHEQHGAMRGFMILLVGVFLLLHNLDLDIPRWIVSWQMLVMGIGLILWVKSEFKNVGGVIMIAVGAIFMVKEYFFLPFDIDRFIWPVVLIIVGLLFIIFRPSPNPKSLNEADTKVVPDLYPVDEDYINAQILFSGENRLIVSKKFKGGRISTVFGGCDVNLLQADFDGAIELNCQCVFGGVELVVPSNWEVKIMTNSVFGGVEDKRPIELLGSNPNKVLMIKGSCVFGGIEIKSYS
- a CDS encoding metal-dependent transcriptional regulator; translation: MNLSIAEENYIKSIYKLEEGGESVSTNALAYELDTKPASVTDMAKKLKEKKLIAYEKYQGINLSSEGKKAALQIIRRHRLWECFLVEKLSFSWEEVHELAEELEHVRSEKLTNRLSEFLGNPLIDPHGDPIPDAQGKMGKPRVQTSLHKAKANRLEVMAVSDKSTALLEFLNTKGVRLGTQLEVIERYEFDNSIEIKIKNQPAFTISEQVAKSIMVKPI
- a CDS encoding NADP-dependent isocitrate dehydrogenase, producing MAEKIKVANPVVELDGDEMTRIIWKFIKDKLILPYLDVEIKYFDLGMEHRDATNDQVTIDAANAIREVGVGIKCATITPDEARVKEFNLKQMWKSPNGTIRNILDGTVFREPIVTSNVPRLVPNWTAPICIGRHAFGDQYRATDFVVKGKGKLTIKFEGENGEVIEHEVYNFKGDGVALAMYNTDESIKGFARACFNQALIKKWPLYLSTKNTILKKYDGRFKDIFEEIYQQEFKAKFDAAGLTYEHRLIDDMVASALKWNGNFVWACKNYDGDVQSDTVAQGFGSLGLMTSTLVTPDGKVMEAEAAHGTVTRHYRDHQAGKPTSTNPIASIFAWTRGLEFRGRLDSNQALIDFCHALEQVCVEVVESGKMTKDLAVCIHGNKVEHGKHYLYTEEFLTALDDALKVKLGK
- a CDS encoding DUF4288 domain-containing protein — protein: MQWFVAKIVYQIITGKGTHTPQFDEQLRLISAHSKQEAWHRACELGKQEQYSFRNQKQELVEWRFINVPEINSLDTLDDGMELYSRIEEPGDPNAYISWLQVRAAQLNEAMDVHAN
- the icd gene encoding NADP-dependent isocitrate dehydrogenase, whose protein sequence is MPAEKISMTNGQLSVPDNPIIPFIEGDGIGPDIWAASVRVFDAAVEKAYGGKRKIEWKEVLAGEKAFQQTGEWLPKATLDAFKEYLVSIKGPLSTPVGGGIRSLNVAMRQELDLYACVRPVRWFDKVPSPVKHPEKVDMVIFRENTEDIYAGIEYMYGTPEAEKLLKFLQEEMGVKKIRFPETSSLGIKPVSKEGTERLVRAALKYALEKKLPSLTLVHKGNIMKFTEGGFKNWGYELAVREFGEQVYTWEQWEATKKEKGEEEANKELAVAIAHKKLVVKDVIADNFLQQILLAPQDYSVVATLNLNGDYISDALAAAVGGIGIAPGANINYLSGHAVFEATHGTAPRFANTNTMNPSSVILSGVMMLEYMGWKEAANMIVQGLSTAIARKRVTIDFYKLMDDATLVKTSEFADEVIKHL
- a CDS encoding Nramp family divalent metal transporter translates to MNHQHTSLGEVHQSVDTTVTSSGRWKKMLAFFGPAYLVSVGYMDPGNWATDLAGGSQYGYTLLWVLLMSNLMALLLQSLSARLGIVRGRDLAQANRETYPPGVNFILYILAEIAIAATDLAEVLGMAIGIQLLTGLPLQWGVSITVFDTFLLLVLQRYGIRKMEAFIIALVAIVGLSFLTELIMAKPVMSEVVTGFVPRIPDNTALYIAIGIIGATVMPHNLYLHSALVQTRKIRQDEAGIKQALRLNFIDSAIALNLAFFVNAAILILAAAVFFKSGQTNVAEIQDAHKLLEGLLSNKWAPILFAIALIAAGQSSTVTGTLAGQIVMEGYLKLRINPWLRRLLTRLLAIVPALLVIQIAGADKVGELLVFSQVLLSLQLGFAVIPLIHFVSDKKTMGKFAVKVPVKILSWLITVVLVYLNTRMVFTEAMHYMESGGSIWVDIIISVLGIGFVVLLFITVFYPLATKYAAKSTTNIHPATAVSLENIKIPQYNRIALALDFSRDDEAIIANAIAHGNEHTRYLLIHIVESASARYLGGESDDLETRKDKEQMETYVRLMKTKNLQAEGFLGYRHRAEEIVRIVKAEKADFLVLGGHGHTGIKDWIYGETTNQVRHKVKIPVLVVQ
- a CDS encoding LytR/AlgR family response regulator transcription factor, whose amino-acid sequence is MIKAVIIDDEPLAREIVKEYLGTYTQIQLLQECNDGFEGLKAIQQHQPDIIFLDVQMPKINGFEMLELVEELPAVIFTTAFEEHAIRAFEVNATDYLLKPFSKERFDKALQKWLEKRQETVAVQTDALLETAAASPLQSNRVVVKINGKIKIIPVQDIHYLEAADDYVKIVTQEGAFLKNKTMAFFEKTLDMQQFARVHRSYILNVNQVTRIEPYEKENHLAMLKSGAKVPVSKTGYPKLKSSLGL